Genomic segment of Neofelis nebulosa isolate mNeoNeb1 chromosome 17, mNeoNeb1.pri, whole genome shotgun sequence:
TCCCGCTCTCGCCAAGTGCTTGTTTTTCTCTGGTGTGGACACTCTGGTGGCATGCTAGGGTCGAGCTGCAGAAGAAGCGCTCGCCACACTCCTGACACTCGTGGAGGGTCTCCATAGCATGCATTTTCTGGTGTTGAACAAGGTATTCATTATGGCTGAAGGTTTTCTTGCATCTGGCACAGCAGTAGGACTTTCCTGTGGCGTGAACAGACTGGTGTCGAATCAGGTGGGAGGGCCGGCTGAAACTCTTGATGCACTGATGACACTTGTAGGGCCTGTAGCCGGTGTGAATCCTCTGATGTTCATTAAGGTGAGTGCTCCGGTAGAAGGATTTCCCACACTCATTGCATTTGTAAGGCTTCTCTCCACTGTGAACCCTCTGGTGGACCTTTAGGGTCGAGATATTCCTGAAGGGCCTCCCACACTGATCACACTCGTAAGGCTTTTCTCCGGTGTGAATGGACTGGTGTTCAGCGAGCAGCATGCTCTGCCCGAAGGCCTTCCCGCATTCCTGACGCTCAGAGGTAGTTTCCGTAGCATGGGTTTTTTGATGTTGGAGGAGGTATTTGCTGAAGTTGAAGGTCGCCTTGCATTTGGCACATTCATAGCGTTTCTGAGTGTGGGTCTTCTGATGCTGGGTGAGGTGAAAGGTTTGGCTGAAACCCTCGCCACGCTCGTTACCTTTGTAGGACTCATCACCTGTATAGGGTTTCTGGTGCTCAGCAGGCTGTAAGCTGAGACCTGACGGAGGGTCGCTGTCTTGATCCTCATGTGGTTCTTCTCCAGTGTGAATTTGCTGATGCCACAGAAGGTGTGTGCTCTGAGTGCAGGTTTTCCCGCCCTCGTTACGCGCACAGGATCTGTGGTCTGTGTGAGTTGTCAGGGGCACAAAGAGGCAAGACCTCTGGCTGCAACCTTCCTCGTACTCTTCGTGCACGGCGGGTTTCTCTCTAGTATGAACAATCCAGTGCTGGATGAGATGGTAACTCTGACTGAAGCTCTCCCCGCATTCACTACATTTATACAGTTTCTCGCCTCCCTGGACAGGATCCTGCGGGCTCTGGTCTAAGTCACAGCCAAAGTCTTTCCCACGTTCCTGAGACTTAGCTGGGCTCTTTTCAGGAAGATCACGCATCACAGAATCCTCCCTCACGGAAAGGCGGGGCTCAGGACCGAGGTCTCTCTGGAGTTCGCGACTCCTGCATTCTGTGGGACTTCCCTTGTTGGTAACAACGTCAGACTTCAGAAGGCTTTCTGGATCTCCTAGCAAACTATCTAACCAACTCTCACCTACATAGGCTTTCCCCAGACTGGAGTTCCCGAGGCCATCCTTGGACAAAGTCTCCATGATCTCCTGGGAGAGTCCTTCCTCCAAGAAGTCTTGTGCCAGAGGGCAGTTCTTGACTTCGGCCATGTCCGAGAGAGGGTAAGTGCAGGTGTCTCCCGTTCCCCGTGGCGAGACATGAGGAGCTGCAGGGTGAGAACACAGACAAGAGGGAGAACGGGTGATGGCTCCTCAGGAAGCCTGTCCCTCGAGGGGATGATGAAGGAGAAGGGGCCAAAGCGGTGACCCGGCTGGAACTGGCAGCACAGGAAACAGAGAGCCCGTTTCCAAGATGGTTAagtgggggctgggcagccgCAGGGGCTCCACAGGGAAGGGGAGCCTCTTAGCAGATGCCGTTGCCCCATCAGCCACGGCCCACTTCTTGGAGAAGGGCGCTGTTCAACGGGGAAGGACGTACAAATGCTGTAACTGCTGGAGGACAGATTCGGTTGGTAAAGGCGTGGCTACGCGGTTGTGGAAAGAGcacgtatttctttttttagtatctactgatttattttgagagagagaaagcgtgagtgagcaggggagcgacagagagagagagagggagagagagaatcccaagcaggctccacgctgtcagcactgagcccagtgtggggctcgaactcacaaaccgtgagatcatgacccgagccgaaacccagagttgacgcttaaccgactgagccacccgggcgctcccATATGTTGTAGAGGTGGCAGGGGTCCGTGCTGGTCACCTGCGCGCAAACACTGGTGTGCTCGTCGGGAGGCCACGGAGGGTCCACGTTCGTGAGCTCACGAGAGGTGAGCCAAGAACGGAGCTGCATCCTGACTGGGTGGCGGAGGCccggactgagccacgcagccaCCACGCCGTGGTCTCTGACTCAGGGGCCCTTCTCATGTTAATGACCTGACCGCGAGGAAAGTGTCCCGCGCCCCAGGGAaggcccctgcctctgccttttcCCGCCGGGGACACGTCAACCAGCGTGACACCCTCGCTGCCTAACCTGTTCCCTCTAGAGGAACCGTGGCCTAGGAGAGAACGGAACAAACGCTCTTGGCTGCATTAAGGCCTGGGCTTGAGTTATTAGCAGATGTGGCCATCTGCCGTGCCCTCCGGGACAGACTTGTACAAACACAGGGTGAAACAGACCGGGGATGTGTGGTGCTCAAAGGGCACAGGACATGAAGGTGGAGAGACTGACTCAGGGCACCAGGACAGCCACGTGCCGAACACTGAGGTAGACAAGACGAGGGCCCCCACCCTGCCGGGACGAGGGGACAGAAGCCAGCACGTGGCAGAGGGGCAAGATGTCTAGGCAGACGTTTGGGGTCCGGATGGGAGTTCCAAAGACGGAGGGCAGACAAAGGGCGCTGTCCCaccggcccccgccccgcccactcACCAAGGCCCTCTGATTCTGGGCTTTCTCTGACCACGGCCTCCAGCTCTTCGCCACCATCCGGACAGGAGGTCAGTTTGGGTTTGCAGGGGTCTGCAGGGAGAGAAGAGCGCTGTCATCAACCAGGACACGGCAGGCCAGCCGACTGCTTAGCGGGAACCTTCTGGCTGTCCTGACCATCAGTGCTTTGTCCAGTGTACAGCTCGCGAGAGCCAAATGTCGCTCTGGGCGACTCCGGGGACACCTGCCCCGTAGGGTTCCCAGTCCGGTGGAGGAGACAGACCCAGGCAGTCACAGTCCAGGGTGATCAGAGCTGTGAAAGCCAGAGCCGGGGATACAAAGGACTTGCAACAGCTCTTGAGGGATGAGCAGCCTGCCAGGTGGAGAGGCACGCACCCTCTCATCCACCCACGGAGCCCACATCGCCCAAGGTCTCTGTGGAATATGCTGGGTTCCCAGAGCCCAGGCGGCCCTGTGCCCTGCCCTTGGCAAACTACTCGAGGAAGGAAGCAGAATCCTAATCCCAGGGGAACTGTGCTACCGTGGAGGAAAAGCGCCTTCTTGGCTTGAAAATGGAAGGGCCACGAGCCAAGCAATGCAGGCGcctctagaagccagaaaagggCAAAGGCACAAGACTCTTCCCCGGAGCTTCCAGAGGGAACAAGCCCTGCCAACAGCCTGACCGCAGCCGGGTCAGACCcgtttcagacttctgacctccacaaCCGTCGGAGAATAAACGCGGTGTTTTAAGCTGCTGTTCGTGGCATTTCTAAGAGCAGCCGTAGGAAGCTAATACGCTGCCTGGACATACACACAAGCGTGTGCGGGGGGTCAAGGGAGACGTGCCTATACTGTGGGATGCagtttagaaatggaaaagacGCTGAGGTCTGAGCCGCCCCGAAGCTGCTTCTGCCGCACATGCTCAGTAGAGTTTAGAGAAAATCTGCGAGGCTGGCCCTCAGCTGGTGTCTGGGAACCTGGATCTCGGGAGGGTTCCAGCATTCCCGAACAGAGGGGCCCCCTGTGCCTCTGAACACCTGCTTTCCGGCTGGGAGTCCAGAATTTTGGTACTTTCCAGGCAGAGGGTGCCTGTGTGACCAGCTCCCAATAAAAACTGTGGGTGCTGAGTCTCCAGTGAGCATCTCCAGTAGACACTTCACACCCTTTGTCCCTCATTACGATCGTGTGGGACTCTACACAGGGAGAGGGCTCTGGAAGCCGGCTCTGGTTTCCCCTCTGCCGCCCGTGCCGTGTCCTTTCTCTGTAACATGTCACGGCCGTGAGTACGACCACACGCTGAGTCCTTCAAGTCCCCTCCTCGTAAGTCACTGAACACAGGGTACTTCCGGGAACCCCCGCATAGCTGGGAAGGTGACTTCTCTTTGGACCTCATTTTCAAAAGGACCAGCAAAACAGGGAGTCGGACTTGTGGGGTGACGGCAGGACTGAAGGCCAGTTCTAAGCGCTGACCCAGCATGAGACCCGGCCCCTGAGCCGGTGACTCCTGCTACTCGTTCGTTTACTGAGCCACCGTTCAGCGAGTCCCCGCCCTCAGGAAGTGCCCGTcccagcagagggagacagagcataaaATGGGCAGTTCGAAGGCGCAGGAGTGGTGGGCCggtggggcaggggacagaggactcGCTGACAGGTCGCAGTAGAagtcttaaaaaaggaaagcccagaggcagggaggggacgaGACAGGAAGGCGAACGCAAAGACCCCGAGCGTCAGCCCCACAAGGACGAAGAGGAAACCGCTAAGGAGGCCAGAGCGGCAGGCGGGTGGCTGATGGGGTTTCTCAGCCTCGGCACTAGTGACACTTGGGGTCGGATAATCCTCGGCTGTAGGGGCTGCCCTTGCATTCCCGGACATGTGGCGGTGACCCTGGGCTCCACCCATGAGATGCCAGGTGCACGCCCCCTGCTCCTAAGTGCGGACCAATCAAAAAGGTCACCAGGCACTGCCAgtgcccctggggggggggggggcagaattgGCCAGCTGAGCACTGCTGGGCTACACCATGCCAGCTCTGAGGCGTTCAGGAGCCGAGAATTTATCCTGTGGGTGACAATAGCCAAAAGCAGGGCAGGGACCGGGCCACCGGGGCCGGAGTGGACACTCACTCAGCAGGAAAAGGTTCTGGTAGTTGTCCAGCGCCGTGTCCCAGAACAGGTCCCCCTGGTCCAGCCCCAGCTGTTCCCAGTCCTCCAAGATGAAGTCCATGGCTACATCCCTGCGGGTCACAAATTCCTGAAATGTAATACACTGTCAGTGACCGTGGGACTGGGGTCAGCGATGGACCCGACAGCTCACTTGAGGCGCCCTGCCCTCCATGTACTAGGTCTTTGACAAAAATCATCTCGTGGGAGCCCTGAGACATAGGACACCGGGCATCCCCATATTTTGTGGGCAAGATATGGAGTTTCAGAGAGGGGACGTGCGTTCCCCTTAGGGTCACACAGGCAGGACTTAAATGCACGTCGGCCTGTTCCTAAAATCTACTTACTTTGGCTTTTGCTTTTTAGCGTTCATTCaagattttaagtttttactatggaaattttcaaacacacacagcAGAGATCTGCACGTAACAGAAACCCGCCGTGGGTTTCTATGTTTGTGCTTGATTTTTACAGTACAAATATTCCTAAAAAAGTAAGCAAACTGATTAAGCATATTCTAACCAGGATCCTCCTCTGGCCACTACGTGCAAAAACATAAAAGGtggaaaggcagaggcagagagacgagGAAAAAGGTGAATTCCATGATTCAGGCGAGAAAGGAGAACAGGGATGGAAGGGGTGTGAAAAGGTGAGatgtggccatttttttttaaacgtttatttatttttgacagagggagagaaagagagagagcgcgtgcgcacaagtaggggaggggcagagagagagggagacacagaatcccaagcaggctccaggctctgagctgtcagcatagagcctgatgtgaggctcgaactcccagaccgcgagatcatgacctgagccaaagctggacgctcaaccgactgagccacccaggtgcccccagatgtgGACATTTTGACACTGCTGGGGACAACATCTCCCAAGAGAGCAAATGTAGCGAAAGACAGAGAGGAGCCCAGACGTCTGTAAGTTTTAGCCTGAGCACTGGAAGGACACAGCTGCCGCTGCCTGAGACAGGGGAGAAGCAGGTTTGGGGCACAGTGTGAGTCTGGTTTGGTACAGGTTAAGTTCGAGATACCCTTTTAAACCTTAGACATCATGGTTCCCCAAAGACATCCACATTcgaatccccagaacctgtgaatgtcaccttgtatggcaaaagggacttccCAGGTGTGACAAGTTAAGGATCCTCAGATGGGGAGGTTACCCTGGATGATCACGGTGGCCCCTGATTGTCACAATCATGACAAtctcatatctttatttttttgacaacCTTATATCTTTATAAGAGGCAGAaggggggtccctgggtggctcagtcggccatccgacttcggctcaggtcatgatctcacggtacatgggttggagccccaaattgggctctgtgctgacagctcaggacctggagcctgcttcggattctgtgtctccctctctctctctgcccctaccctgcttgtgcactgtgtcaaaaataaatatttagggggcgcctgggtggctcagtcggttgagcggccgacctcggctcaggtcacgatctcgcggtccgtgagttcgagccccgcgtcgggctctgtgctgacggctcggagcctggagcctgtttcagattctgtctccctctctctgcccctctcccattcatgctctgtctctctctgtctcaaaaataaataaacgttaaaaataaataaataaaataaataaatatttagaaaaaaaatgagacagaggagTCGAAGGTAGGAGAAGGTgatgtgatgacagaagcagaggtcagagcgATGTGGCCACAAGTCAGGGAACACAGGCATCTCTAGAAGctgaagaggcaaggaaggggtTCTCCTCTGCAGCCTCCAAAAGGAAGGAGCCCAGATGACACCTTGGCTTCatacttccagcctccagagccaagataataaatttctatCATTCAAGGCactttgttacaacagccctagCAAACAAATACGGTGTTACCCCGCCAATAATGTGTGAGCTCATGACAGCAGGGACCACATCAGTTGGTTCCCTAGCGGGTAGACCCAGCACCCAGAACAAAGCCTTCACGTAGGAGGCATGTGGGGACATGGTGATCCTGGCAGCTGTTTTGGGACAAGGGAAGGAGTTCATCAAGGATGGAACCAATAGGAGGTGGGGCTGAGAGATGGGGACAATACACTGGGTCTCGATCACACTGAGTGGGCTGGCAGATCAAGCCGGCTCTGGCCTTTCTGGTTATGTGTTCTATATAATCCACTGACTGTTTAAATTGGTTTGAGCCAAGTGTTCCGTTCCTTGTGGCTGAAACTGTTGCTGTCTATACCTGGTCAGAAGGGATCAGCCAAAGAGGCTTTGTCAGCAGGAGTCCGATCAGAGAGCCCCAAGAAGCTTCCTTCCCTGAACTCCTCGATTTTGCTGGAAATAGTGGTGGGGGTGTAGGAGGACCCTGGACTTGATCCgtggggcactggggagccacagAGAGTTTTATACAGGACAGTGACAAGGCCAGAGCATGTATTCGTTCAACAGTCATTTTTCCTGTGTGCCAGACCCCTCTGAGGATGCTGGAGGCAGAGAGGTGTCAAACCCATTCCCTGGCCTACAGGGGACACCCAGGGATGCTGACAGTGAGCATAAGGAGACAGGGCTGTGACAGAGGGCAGTATCCAGGGCTGTGTGGCCAGGGACGGGCATGAGGACATTGCCTTGGAATCAGGAAAAGCTTCCTGGTTGGGGCAGATATTCAAGTTGGGTCATTAAGGATAAGCAGGTATCGGTGGTAGAGGAAGGTTTTCATTCATCATTCTTCAAGAAACACCTCAAGGACCGCTGTGTACTGGGCCCACGCTGGTCCCTGGGGGCCCAGAGGCGAGGCCCAATCAGCACCTGTCTCCAAGGAGCACCTCGTCTGGTGGGGCTGAtagatgggggcaggggacaaCCACAGCCAGGTGATTTGTGCTATGATGAGGCCGGAGCAGGGAAGAGCTCACTGCCCACGcaaggtgggggctgggctgggtctTGAAGGCTGCGTAAGACTTACCGGCCGGAGATGGCGGGTAGGGTATTCTAGCAGAGGGAGGAGCCCGAGCAAAGGCTGGGAATCCGGCAACCACAGTGTAACAGTTTACCACCAGGCCAGGAAGGGAGTTTGGGTTATGGAGGGAACCGGAGGAGACGCTGAGGAAGGCGGCAGGACTCAGGTCGTGCAGGACTGGGCTGGGAAACCTGGGTTTGATCTTCTAAGCAGAAAGGATGCCTGGAAGGGTGCTGAGCAGGAGAGCGACAGCGTAACAAGAGGATCACCTGGGGGTCACCGTGGGTCAGTGAGCCCAGAATAAAGGCCGGCCGGCCATGCAGCCTCAGGGCATGGGGCCTGGACAAGGGGCCCTCCACTCACCTTGGTGGTAGCCGACTGGGACTCGGTGGCCGGAGTTCTCACTTAAGATCCCTCTCCGTCCCCTCCATGTTCCTGGCTGGCAGAGCCGCAGGAGACACAAGGGAGCCGGGAGAAAGTCTCCCTTCCTTCTAGGGCTGGCTCCCTGGCCATGACGGATGAGCCCCCAGAACGTCCGGAAGTAGGAGGATGAGTCAGGATGGGAGTCTCCCTGCGGGGATCACAACAACATTTCTGTATCGGCCGAAACTACTCCACGCCCCTCATTTCCACTGTGCTTCGGGGCCACAGTGGAACTTCAAGTTCCACAGGCAACTTCATGACCCTTCTTGGCACTTATTGCAGTCAGTAAATCCACGTTTGGGAGAGGTGGCAATTAAGGTCAGTCACCTGGGTGGGACCTTCAGTCTTGCTCGCGACCGTGTCTCAGCATGACACGACCCCTGACGTACAGTAGGCGCTTTTGGAACGTTTGTTGAAAGAACACAATCTCTCTCCAACTGAACCCCTGGGATGAGGATTctgggttctttttctttttcttctgtttttaacgtttatttattttcgagagagaaaaaggcaaagagaaggagacacagaatccgaagcaggctccaggctccaagctgtcagcagaggccaacgtggggctcgaactcatgaaccgcgagatcatgacctgagccgaagtcagacgaccggccgactgagccaccccaggcgccccaggattctGGGATTTCTGATTACTGGCTCTAGAATTTGAGTCCAGGTGAGCTGGCCTCcaaaaattttactattttttcaacAGTAGCAAGatttctccaactttttttttttttttaaccatgaccCACAGTAACAAAGACATATACCATGACTGTCCATTCACACACATAACGAAAACAAAACTTCACGAAATAATACTGAATCTTACAAAGTGGAATGTGCTAGGATCTTTTCTATTCTAGTCTCTTTCACtgtacttcatttaaaaaaaaaaaaaaaattatgaccgggacacctgggtggctcactcggttaagcgtctgactcttggcttacggctcaggtcatgatttcacagtttgtgagatcgagtcctgcattgggctctgtgctgacaacttggatctgcttgggattctcgatctccctccctccctccctgccactccTCTTTTCATGACCATAATATACAAAACACTGTACCAtggggcctttttttttaatatttattttgagagagagagagcatgcgtgcatcagagtggggaggggcaaagcgggctctgagttgtcagcacagagcctgacgtagggctccaaagacctgagctgaagtcggacattcaaccaaccgagccacccaggtgccctgtaccATAGGGCTTCTTACACGTTGGTAGCTACTGTGAATTTCCTAAGTGGCACATTATCTACAGAGTGACGAAAACACTCCGTATCACAAAGCAGCAGGATGATTTAACATCAGGTCCACAATTGTTAAGCTTCTAGGGACAGATGCGCTTTGAAATTcataaattttctgatttttattaaaaaaatttttaatgtttattcatttctgagagagagggggagacagagagagagagagcgcgcacgcgcgcacgcatgggggaggggcagagagagctggagacacagaatccaaagcaggctccaggctctgagctgtcagctgcccgatacagggctccaactcacaaaacatgagatcatgacctgagccgaagttggacactaaaccgactgggccacccaggcaccccaagaaattctctgatttttaaaaaggtgatatatatatatattcatatatacacatacacacacacacaaacatatttcattaaaatcacagtgcagtgtgcctgggtggctcagttaagcggcagacttcagctcaggtcatgatctcacagtccgtgagttcgagccccgcgtcgggctctgtgctgacagctcagagcctggagcctgtttcagattctgtgtctccctctctctgcccctcccctgctcatgctctgtctctctctgtctcaaaaataaataaagattaaaaaaaacgtaattaaaaaaaataataaaataaaatcacagtgcAGTGTGGGCCAGGCAGCATTTTGTACTTGAACACCTCAATATTTTTAGAGTGAAGGGTATAGATATTCTCTCTAGGTAGGATAATGAAAGGTTATAAATCCCAGTAGTTACGGTCAGGTCTGGACACCAAACTTCTGGAAAAAGTGATCTTCCGGGCTTTCCAGATTTTGATTGCAGGTAAGGTGATGTGGCAGACGTGTTAAGTGCTAACATTTATTCAACAGTGACTTTCCTCACATGACAGAGGTTAAGTCTCGCCTTGAGGGTGTAATTTGGTCCACAGATGTGGTTTTTTGCCCACAGTGCTGGCAGATAGCAGGTtttgagagaaaattattttaagtagtcTCAACCTTGAAAACTGGGAAattgagcatggggcctgcttaagactctctccccctctcccccctactctctctaaaataaataaaaatgatggggcgcctgggtggctcagtcggttaagcgtccgacttcggctcaggtcacgatctcgcggtccgtgagttcgagccccgcatcgggctctgggctgacggctcagggcctggagcctgcttccgattctgtgtctccctctctctctctgcccctcccccgttcatgctctgtctttctctgtctcaaaaataaattaaaaaataaataaaataaaataaaataaataaaaatgaaaaaaaaattgatttccagtttctgCCAAATTCTAGGATTTGACTCACCAAGTCTAACAAAGCTGTTAGCTGGGGCCTAAAGTTACCCCCCTTAAGTGGGGCAAGTGCTCCCTGATGCCCCACAGctctccgcaccccccccccgcccccaggcggTTCTCTCCTTTACCTAATCTGCCTCACCCTCATAGACATCTGAGTTTCAGACCTCTGTCTACAGTTTCCAAATCACGTTCTGCCCATATCTCATACACTCTGAGCCCTGGGACAGAACAAACTGGAGCCCTAAAGTGaggctcaaggtcacccagcctcTCAGAATGAACCTGAGCCAAACAATTACAGGACTGGCAAATCCAGCGCTCTAGAATTGAGAACTCTTGCTGCTTCTTAGTGTGGGACCAGAGCAGATCATTCACCCTTGGTTTCCACGTGTACGAAATGGGACAAGTAAAACAGACCCACAGCCCCGCAGCTGTaattctaaaaaccaaaacagctCTTAAAAGCAGAACCTTATTCATTCGTAAATCGGCGGCAAAACTGAACCCAAACTGCCACAGGCTGTATATAGTGTGAATATTCACGCCTTCCCCGGCAGACTGCCCCAGATCCCTCTGAGGCGTTGCCTAACTATAAAATAGGCACCCTATTAATTTTCCAAACTCTGATAAACTGTGATTCCCGAAGTGCTCCCGGTGCCAAGGGAGCCGGTAAAACCGAGGAGCCGCGCTTGGCGCTGCTGCGGAGATCACAGGAGGAAATCCGAGTACAGCGCGGCGCCTGGCGCCCAGCAAGTGCCCAAATGTGAAATGCTTCGCCCTCCTCAAGAACTCCCATTCATTCATCCCTCCAGATCTGCCCGATCAACTTCGGGCAACCGAACCCCTCCTTCGGCTTCCATCTCCTCACTCAAAAGTAAACGTAACCTCTCCTCTCAGGGCTGCCGGTGAGGACTGGAAACCATTTCAGCGACAGCCCGGCCCAGAACACGCTCCGAACAGAGAGCGGTCAAGACCCCACCTGGACACCCACCGCCCCCAGAAGGCGCGCCCTTTGCCGAAGTCACCCCGTGGGCATTCCGTCCCCCCTCAGGAAGAACCGAGCCCCCAAGCCTTGGGAGTACTCAGTGACCCCACCTGCGGCGTCGCCTCACCTCTCAAGACTGCCGTCCGTCGCGTTAACAGAAGCGACTCCCGCCCCGAGGAAGACGCAGACCCAACTCCTCCCACTCGCGCTTTGTAACAACTTCCGGCGCCGCGAGAACTTCCTCGAGCTCCTCCACCCAGGAGCCTCCGCGCCAACGGGACTCGGTTTCCCAGAAGGCTGTGCTGACGCCTATCTCCGCTTATCTGTGTTTCTTTCCCCGCCCTCTTCTCTGGCCGCTGAGCACTGGAGGAAAGAGAATAGAAACAAAATCGGGGCCAGGTAGCATGTGGGAATTGCAGTCCAGTTTTTACCCAGTTAAAGGACAAACTAAGCAGCGTACTCTGGCCTGAAGGAGACGGCGGGTTGCCATGGAAACGCGTTGAGGCGGAAATTCCTGAAAAGACTCTTGGAAGCAAGGGGCGGAGTTTGAGGCGGGAAAATTACAAGGCCTCTCTCTGATAGGCGGAGAGATGCTTCGTAGTTCACTCCTCCTTACCATTGGGTCACGTTGGCACATGCGCAGTAGGATCAGAAACCCTCCAAAAGAGGGTGGAACGGGGGTGGGCGATGAGGAAATAATCCCTCCCGGTCACTGCCCGAGGGAAGTCCGGAGGCCAGTAGCGCCTGCGCGGGCGCTGTCCTTCCTCGGGTCCAGGATGCGCGCGCAGCGCTTTCCGCCTCCCGGAAGTTTACGCGGGACAACTGAGAAGGTGAGTCCTACTTCCCGCGAAGGGTCGGAGAATCTGGCCGCAGATACCTGGCTCCCAACCCCGCTCACGAAGTCCAGAGGTGAGGGGGAAGTGAGGCGGAGAAGGGAGAGGTCTCCTGATGCAGTGACCACAGTTCGGTCGTGCTGCCTGTGACGTCAGCACGACCCTTTGTGGGAGACGGAGGCCCCCGGGCTGGGGGTCTCTATGAAAGAAGCTTCTTGTCGCCGCGATTACTGATCTGTCCTTGCAGCCTTCTCAGGCCCCTGTGGGCTCTTGGCGGGTGTGGCTACGACGGAGATGGGCGGGGCTCATAGGGAGCTTGTCGGCCGTCCTGTCTTGACACTATGTCAAGCCCGATTTTTTGGGAGGGCGGGGCCTAGGCGAGTAGTGGTCATCCAGAAGactgtccctccttccctgagGTGGGTGGAGTCTAGTAGCCTTTAGCTCTTTTGCTGTACAATGGCTGAGAACCTCCTAGGAGGGACGCAATTCTTAACAGATAgcaaatgttcagtaaatattggttgaacaaagaaaacaaatgggtgaatggataataAAGACTGGCCTGAGCGTTGGAGCGTTGGGTTTAAGTCCTgaactagccatgtgaccttggacaggtgaCTTTACTGTGAAACTGCCTTCTTCCATCCATATTTATTGAGCGTTTACTGTAACACTACCTCCATCTGACCTATTAAACAgttgctcatttgtttattaatCTCATCCTCTGCCACTAGAATGTGAGCTTCCTCGGGTCAAGGgccttgtttgtttcctttgctgctgtatccccagtggtTAGCACACATTAGGAGTTCGGTGAGTG
This window contains:
- the ZNF473 gene encoding zinc finger protein 473, with translation MDFILEDWEQLGLDQGDLFWDTALDNYQNLFLLNPCKPKLTSCPDGGEELEAVVRESPESEGLAPHVSPRGTGDTCTYPLSDMAEVKNCPLAQDFLEEGLSQEIMETLSKDGLGNSSLGKAYVGESWLDSLLGDPESLLKSDVVTNKGSPTECRSRELQRDLGPEPRLSVREDSVMRDLPEKSPAKSQERGKDFGCDLDQSPQDPVQGGEKLYKCSECGESFSQSYHLIQHWIVHTREKPAVHEEYEEGCSQRSCLFVPLTTHTDHRSCARNEGGKTCTQSTHLLWHQQIHTGEEPHEDQDSDPPSGLSLQPAEHQKPYTGDESYKGNERGEGFSQTFHLTQHQKTHTQKRYECAKCKATFNFSKYLLQHQKTHATETTSERQECGKAFGQSMLLAEHQSIHTGEKPYECDQCGRPFRNISTLKVHQRVHSGEKPYKCNECGKSFYRSTHLNEHQRIHTGYRPYKCHQCIKSFSRPSHLIRHQSVHATGKSYCCARCKKTFSHNEYLVQHQKMHAMETLHECQECGERFFCSSTLACHQSVHTREKQALGESGSILSQDSEWREHPGVGEKHFKCNKCEKTFSCSKYLTQHERVHTRVKPFECDQCGKAFSKSTQLLRHQNIHSRVRPYECGDCGKAFIRSTSLAKHQSTHKSEHPFTCNECGKTFSQSAHLSEHQLTHTEEEKLCKYSKCDRALAQGNCLTQHQRTPAGKKSFECDESGKSFHLSSCLSKHQRDHTGEKPHKCSDCEKTFSLGAQLLQHRRVHTGEKPYVCQKCGKAFSQSSCLSVHQRVHTGEKPYVCQECGKAFSQSSCLSVHRRIHTGEKPYVCAECGKAFSQKANLMQHERVHTGEKPYACKVCGKAFGLSAHLTQHQRVHTQEKP